From a region of the Gymnogyps californianus isolate 813 chromosome 22, ASM1813914v2, whole genome shotgun sequence genome:
- the ZBTB8OS gene encoding protein archease isoform X7: MAADERDYNLTEEQKAIKAKYPPLNKKYECESGSHSRCAVGRRVLVTQTPSEVKAITYSAMQICEDEKPEVFVIIDI; this comes from the exons ATGGCAGCCGATGAGAGGGACTACAACCTGACGGAGGAGCAGAAGGCTATCAAAGCCAAGTACCCACCGCTTAATAAGAAATATGAATGTGA aTCTGGATCACACAGCAGATGTGCA GTGGGGAGAAGAGTTCTCGTTACCCAAACACCCTCAG AGGTCAAAGCCATAACTTACTCGGCAATGCAGATCTGTGAAGACGAAAAGCCGGAAGTCTTTGTCATCATTGAtatttaa
- the ZBTB8OS gene encoding protein archease isoform X5, with protein sequence MAADERDYNLTEEQKAIKAKYPPLNKKYECELHAWGDTLEEAFEQCVMAMFGYMTDTETVEPVDTVEVEAEGHDMLSLLFHFLDEWLYKFSANEFFIPRVGRRVLVTQTPSGHRGQSHNLLGNADL encoded by the exons ATGGCAGCCGATGAGAGGGACTACAACCTGACGGAGGAGCAGAAGGCTATCAAAGCCAAGTACCCACCGCTTAATAAGAAATATGAATGTGA GCTACATGCCTGGGGAGACACTTTGGAAGAAGCATTTGAGCAGTGCGTTATGGCCATGTTTGGCTACATGACTGATACAGAGACCGTGGAACCTGTGGATACAGTAGAGGTAGAGGCAGAAG GACATGACATGTTGTCTCTTCTCTTCCACTTCCTGGATGAGTGGCTGTATAAATTCAGTGCTAATGAGTTCTTTATACCCAGG GTGGGGAGAAGAGTTCTCGTTACCCAAACACCCTCAG GGCACAGAGGTCAAAGCCATAACTTACTCGGCAATGCAGATCTGTGA
- the ZBTB8OS gene encoding protein archease isoform X6: protein MAADERDYNLTEEQKAIKAKYPPLNKKYEYLDHTADVQWGEEFSLPKHPQGTEVKAITYSAMQICEDEKPEVFVIIDI, encoded by the exons ATGGCAGCCGATGAGAGGGACTACAACCTGACGGAGGAGCAGAAGGCTATCAAAGCCAAGTACCCACCGCTTAATAAGAAATATGAAT aTCTGGATCACACAGCAGATGTGCA GTGGGGAGAAGAGTTCTCGTTACCCAAACACCCTCAG GGCACAGAGGTCAAAGCCATAACTTACTCGGCAATGCAGATCTGTGAAGACGAAAAGCCGGAAGTCTTTGTCATCATTGAtatttaa
- the ZBTB8OS gene encoding protein archease isoform X3, which translates to MAADERDYNLTEEQKAIKAKYPPLNKKYECELHAWGDTLEEAFEQCVMAMFGYMTDTETVEPVDTVEVEAEGHDMLSLLFHFLDEWLYKFSANEFFIPREVKVLYIDRMQFKIRSIGWGEEFSLPKHPQGTEVKAITYSAMQICEDEKPEVFVIIDI; encoded by the exons ATGGCAGCCGATGAGAGGGACTACAACCTGACGGAGGAGCAGAAGGCTATCAAAGCCAAGTACCCACCGCTTAATAAGAAATATGAATGTGA GCTACATGCCTGGGGAGACACTTTGGAAGAAGCATTTGAGCAGTGCGTTATGGCCATGTTTGGCTACATGACTGATACAGAGACCGTGGAACCTGTGGATACAGTAGAGGTAGAGGCAGAAG GACATGACATGTTGTCTCTTCTCTTCCACTTCCTGGATGAGTGGCTGTATAAATTCAGTGCTAATGAGTTCTTTATACCCAGG GAGGTGAAAGTGCTTTACATTGACCGAATGCAATTCAAAATAAGATCAATTGG GTGGGGAGAAGAGTTCTCGTTACCCAAACACCCTCAG GGCACAGAGGTCAAAGCCATAACTTACTCGGCAATGCAGATCTGTGAAGACGAAAAGCCGGAAGTCTTTGTCATCATTGAtatttaa
- the ZBTB8OS gene encoding protein archease isoform X4 — MAADERDYNLTEEQKAIKAKYPPLNKKYEYLDHTADVQLHAWGDTLEEAFEQCVMAMFGYMTDTETVEPVDTVEVEAEGHDMLSLLFHFLDEWLYKFSANEFFIPRGTEVKAITYSAMQICEDEKPEVFVIIDI; from the exons ATGGCAGCCGATGAGAGGGACTACAACCTGACGGAGGAGCAGAAGGCTATCAAAGCCAAGTACCCACCGCTTAATAAGAAATATGAAT aTCTGGATCACACAGCAGATGTGCA GCTACATGCCTGGGGAGACACTTTGGAAGAAGCATTTGAGCAGTGCGTTATGGCCATGTTTGGCTACATGACTGATACAGAGACCGTGGAACCTGTGGATACAGTAGAGGTAGAGGCAGAAG GACATGACATGTTGTCTCTTCTCTTCCACTTCCTGGATGAGTGGCTGTATAAATTCAGTGCTAATGAGTTCTTTATACCCAGG GGCACAGAGGTCAAAGCCATAACTTACTCGGCAATGCAGATCTGTGAAGACGAAAAGCCGGAAGTCTTTGTCATCATTGAtatttaa
- the ZBTB8OS gene encoding protein archease isoform X1 gives MAADERDYNLTEEQKAIKAKYPPLNKKYEYLDHTADVQLHAWGDTLEEAFEQCVMAMFGYMTDTETVEPVDTVEVEAEGHDMLSLLFHFLDEWLYKFSANEFFIPREVKVLYIDRMQFKIRSIGWGEEFSLPKHPQGTEVKAITYSAMQICEDEKPEVFVIIDI, from the exons ATGGCAGCCGATGAGAGGGACTACAACCTGACGGAGGAGCAGAAGGCTATCAAAGCCAAGTACCCACCGCTTAATAAGAAATATGAAT aTCTGGATCACACAGCAGATGTGCA GCTACATGCCTGGGGAGACACTTTGGAAGAAGCATTTGAGCAGTGCGTTATGGCCATGTTTGGCTACATGACTGATACAGAGACCGTGGAACCTGTGGATACAGTAGAGGTAGAGGCAGAAG GACATGACATGTTGTCTCTTCTCTTCCACTTCCTGGATGAGTGGCTGTATAAATTCAGTGCTAATGAGTTCTTTATACCCAGG GAGGTGAAAGTGCTTTACATTGACCGAATGCAATTCAAAATAAGATCAATTGG GTGGGGAGAAGAGTTCTCGTTACCCAAACACCCTCAG GGCACAGAGGTCAAAGCCATAACTTACTCGGCAATGCAGATCTGTGAAGACGAAAAGCCGGAAGTCTTTGTCATCATTGAtatttaa
- the ZBTB8OS gene encoding protein archease isoform X2, translated as MLHAWGDTLEEAFEQCVMAMFGYMTDTETVEPVDTVEVEAEGHDMLSLLFHFLDEWLYKFSANEFFIPREVKVLYIDRMQFKIRSIGWGEEFSLPKHPQGTEVKAITYSAMQICEDEKPEVFVIIDI; from the exons AT GCTACATGCCTGGGGAGACACTTTGGAAGAAGCATTTGAGCAGTGCGTTATGGCCATGTTTGGCTACATGACTGATACAGAGACCGTGGAACCTGTGGATACAGTAGAGGTAGAGGCAGAAG GACATGACATGTTGTCTCTTCTCTTCCACTTCCTGGATGAGTGGCTGTATAAATTCAGTGCTAATGAGTTCTTTATACCCAGG GAGGTGAAAGTGCTTTACATTGACCGAATGCAATTCAAAATAAGATCAATTGG GTGGGGAGAAGAGTTCTCGTTACCCAAACACCCTCAG GGCACAGAGGTCAAAGCCATAACTTACTCGGCAATGCAGATCTGTGAAGACGAAAAGCCGGAAGTCTTTGTCATCATTGAtatttaa
- the ZBTB8A gene encoding zinc finger and BTB domain-containing protein 8A isoform X1, producing the protein MEISSHQFHLLQQLNEQRRQDLFCDCNILVEGKVFKAHRNVLFASSGYFKMLLSQSSKETSQPTTATFQAFSPDTFTVILDFVYSGKLSLTGQNVIEVMSAASYLQMTDVISVCKTFIKSSLDISEKEKDRYFSLSDKDVNSNGVDRSCLYSAGWRAESSPPHSHLSPDQGTCMMGGNAWSNFSYYPTSQRNAQQQLSKHEQRQDSIKKSRHLGLQQPSDIPHYKSSKLEDRAAEPAGHIAQSEEQVQIETEVESPHVGYQYGQGSDVIPRSLAVSQQEHESPRSSSKSKSSKADEQYASMPSILGVMGSWAEDDLPRMRFKCPFCTHVVKRKADLKRHLRCHTGERPYPCEACGKRFSRLDHLSSHFRTIHQACKPICRKCKRHVTELTGQVVQEGTRRYRLCNECLAEAGIDSIRIDLEAEAPLEFPQDGDKDSRWHYGEDNRSDVEIVEDGSTDLVIQQVDDSEDEADEKEVKPNIR; encoded by the exons ATGGAGATTTCTTCTCACCAGTTTCACCTCTTGCAGCAACTAAATGAGCAGCGCAGGCAAGACTTATTCTGTGACTGCAATATCCTGGTTGAGGGAAAAGTCTTTAAAGCACATCGCAATGTGCTGTTTGCCAGCAGCGGCTATTTCAAAATGCTCCTCTCGCAGAGCTCAAAGGAGACGAGTCAGCCGACGACAGCTACTTTCCAGGCATTTTCTCCTGACACGTTTACAGTTATTCTAGATTTTGTGTATTCAGGCAAACTGTCTCTCACTGGTCAGAATGTCATCGAAGTCATGTCAGCTGCTAGCTATCTGCAGATGACCGATGTTATCAGTGTGTGTAAAACGTTCATTAAGTCATCGCTGGACATCAGTGAGAAGGAGAAGGATCGCTACTTCAGTCTGTCAGACAAAGATGTAAATTCAAACGGCGTGGACCGATCCTGCTTGTACAGCGCAGGCTGGAGGGCAGAAAGCAGCCCCCCACATTCGCACTTAAGTCCAGACCAAGGGACGTGTATGATGGGTGGAAACGCTTGGAGCAATTTCAGCTACTATCCGACTTCTCAAAGAAatgcccagcagcagctgtccAAACATGAGCAACGGCAGGATTCCATCAAGAAATCCCGGCACCTGGGACTGCAGCAACCTTCTGACATTCCTCACTATAAATCAAGCAAACTGGAGGACAGGGCTGCCGAGCCCGCTGGCCATATCGCTCAGTCTGAGGAGCAGGTTCAGATTGAAACAGAAGTTGAGTCTCCTCACGTGGGATACCAGTACGGCCAAGGGTCTGACGTGATACCGAGGAGTTTGGCTGTGTCACAGCAGGAGCACGAATCACCCCGTTCTTCTAGTAAATCGAAGTCTTCAAAAGCAGACGAGCAGTACGCGAGCATGCCCTCCATTCTAGGCGTCATGGGAAGCTGGGCTGAAG ATGATCTGCCCAGGATGAGGTTCAAGTGCCCATTCTGCACTCATGtggtgaaaagaaaagcagaccTAAAGCGTCACCTTCGCTGTCATACAGGAGAGCGCCCTTACCCTTGTGAGGCATGTGGGAAAAGATTTAGCAGGCTAGATCACCTAAGTAGCCATTTTCGAACA ATTCATCAGGCTTGTAAGCCTATCTGCAGAAAGTGTAAACGCCACGTGACGGAGCTAACAGGACAAGTGGTGCAGGAGGGGACAAGACGTTACAGACTCTGTAATGAGTGTTTGGCTGAAGCTGGCATAGACAGTATTCGCATTGACTTGGAGGCTGAAGCACCCCTTGAATTTCCACAAGATGGGGATAAGGATTCCAGGTGGCACTATGGGGAAGACAACAGATCCGATGTGGAGATTGTGGAGGATGGGTCAACCGACTTGGTCATTCAGCAAGTTGATGACAGTGAGGATGAAGCAGACGAAAAGGAAGTAAAACCAAATATTAGGTAG
- the ZBTB8A gene encoding zinc finger and BTB domain-containing protein 8A isoform X2, translated as MEISSHQFHLLEQLNEQRKQDLFCDCSILVEGKVFKAHRNVLFASSGYFKMLLSQSSKETSQPTIATFEVFSPETFMVILDFVYSGILSLTGQNVIEVMSAASYLQMTDILNVCKTFIKSSLDINEKEKDHYLSLSAKSTKSEPAHPSLYRSRRKAKSNPRRSYSTPDEKANTVNENSWSSYSSYLSSQVILQRAETQLSKRGRKQGSTRKRRKHLGLSQTRDFVQCKSSKAERASGGCSASDSSHISRVREEVELDAENNVDHDDYRYNHESEVIPKRWSVAQLEQELSRTPEFMELKAEELYTSMPTILGVMSSWNEDDLPRMRFKCPFCTHTVKRRADLKRHLRCHTGERPYPCEVCGKRFTRLEHLRNHFQTIHQAGKLICRKCKRHVTELTGCVVQQGTRRYRLCHKCLAEANFDSIPDDLDAEHSPVSSTGNKRSKWALEEEQKSDEETMEEEPYNLVVRHVNDDAADDVDEKVKPNLR; from the exons ATGGAGATTTCTTCCCACCAGTTTCACCTCCTCGAGCAGCTAAACGAACAACGGAAGCAAGACTTGTTCTGTGACTGCAGTATCCTGGTGGAGGGAAAGGTCTTTAAAGCACATCGCAATGTGCTGTTTGCCAGCAGCGGCTATTTCAAAATGCTCCTCTCGCAGAGCTCGAAGGAGACGAGTCAGCCGACAATAGCTACTTTTGAGGTCTTCTCTCCAGAGACATTTATGGTTATCCTGGACTTCGTGTATTCGGGCATATTGTCTTTAACCGGTCAAAATGTGATCGAAGTCATGTCAGCTGCTAGCTATCTGCAGATGACAGATATTCTTAATGTCTGTAAGACATTCATCAAGTCCTCACTGGATATTAACGAAAAGGAAAAGGATCATTACCTCAGCCTTTCGGCCAAAAGTACAAAGAGTGAACCTGCCCATCCATCTCTTTATCGGtcaagaaggaaagcaaagagcaacCCCAGGCGTTCCTATTCGACCCCGGATGAAAAGGCTAATACGGTGAATGAAAATTCCTGGAGTAGTTACAGCAGCTACCTGTCCTCACAGGTGATTCTTCAGCGGGCAGAAACACAGCTATCgaagagaggcagaaaacaggGCTCAACGAGAAAGCGCCGAAAGCACCTCGGACTGTCACAGACCCGTGATTTTGTGCAGTGTAAATCGAGCAAGGCTGAGCGGGCCAGCGGAGGTTGCAGCGCGTCAGATTCCAGCCACATCTCTCGGGTTAGAGAGGAGGTTGAACTTGATGCCGAGAACAATGTTGATCACGATGATTACAGATATAATCACGAATCGGAAGTGATACCGAAGAGGTGGTCTGTTGCTCAGCTAGAACAAGAACTTTCAAGAACTCCTGAGTTCATGGAATTAAAGGCAGAGGAACTGTACACCTCAATGCCCACAATTTTAGGTGTAATGAGTAGTTGGAACGAAg ATGACCTACCTCGGATGCGATTCAAATGCCCCTTCTGTACGCACACAGTGAAACGACGCGCAGACCTGAAGCGACATCTTCGGTGTCACACAGGGGAGCGACCGTACCCGTGCGAAGTGTGTGGGAAAAGGTTCACCCGACTAGAGCATTTACGTAACCACTTCCAAACG ATACATCAAGCTGGCAAACTGATCTGCAGAAAATGCAAGCGTCACGTAACTGAACTAACAGGATGTGTTGTTCAGCAAGGAACAAGACGCTACAGACTGTGCCATAAGTGTCTAGCAGAAGCTAATTTTGACAGCATCCCTGACGATTTAGATGCAGAACATTCTCCTGTCTCCTCCACGGGAAACAAACGTTCCAAATGGGCTTtggaagaggaacagaaatcaGATGAAGAGACAATGGAGGAGGAACCATATAATTTGGTTGTCCGACACGTTAATGATGATGCTGCAGATGACGTAGATGAAAAGGTGAAACCAAATCTTAGGTAG